One Hippoglossus stenolepis isolate QCI-W04-F060 chromosome 9, HSTE1.2, whole genome shotgun sequence genomic region harbors:
- the rsrc2 gene encoding arginine/serine-rich coiled-coil protein 2 isoform X1 — MSASDDSVDMTRTGSPVHHRKKRSMESSRSPRSSKHRHSRSRSRSRDRKRDRKYRRSRSRSKEARKRDSEKPSKSQRKTDEQQEQERLSSENGEERSRRKDRRPSKGRSLSRSHSRERRHHSRSRDKRRSRSRSRDRKKKARSRSGSRTKHRHHSRSRSKSRERKKRTEKVRRKSRSRSVNPPVLRGRNTAMDAQEALARRLERAKKLQEQKEKEMSEKQQETPQDITAVAAPIATAAVAASNPAINVAALLASGTQVTPQIAMAAQMAALQAKTLAETGIAVPSYYNPSAVNPMKFAEQEKKRKMLWQGKKEEGRDKSQTTELWEKLNFGNKDQNVKFRKLMGIKDEDEAEVAKPLNEDGLKTLQKQEEMFRNLDVQYEMARSQTHTQRGMGLGFTSSFSRGMDSI, encoded by the exons ATGTCG GCAAGTGATGACTCTGTCGACATGACCAGAACAGGCTCCCCAGTTCACCACAGAAAAAAACGCAGCATGGAGTCATCAAGATCTCCCAGAAGCTCCAAACACCGCCATTCGCGGTCAAGGTCAAGATCCAGGGACCGAAAAC GTGACAGAAAATACAGACGGAGTCGCAGCAGGAGCAAAGAG GCACGAAAGAGAGACTCCGAGAAGCCGTCAAAATCACAACGAAAAACAGATGAGCAGCAAGAACAAGAGAGACTGTCTTCAGAGAATGGAGAGGAGCGATCCAGACGCAAAGACAGGAGGCCCTCCAAAGGCCGGAGCTTGTCCAGGTCACACTCACGAGAGAG GCGGCATCACAGTAGAAGTAGGGACAAACGGCGTTCGCGGTCACGCAGCCGGGACAGGAAGAAGAAGGCACGGTCTCGCTCAGGTTCAAGGACCAAACACCGTCATCACAGTAGAAGTCGCAGTAAGAGCAG GGAGCGGAAGAAAAGGACTGAAAAAGTGCGCAGAAAGAGCAGAAGCAGGTCTGTTAACCCACCCGTCTTGCGGGGCAGAAACACAGCTATGGATGCACAAGAGGCCCTGGCCAGAAG GCTGGAGCGAGCCAAGAAACTACAGGAGCAAAAGGAGAAGGAAATGtctgagaagcagcaggagacacCGCAGGACATCACTGCAG TAGCTGCGCCTATCGCAACAGCTGCAGTTGCTGCTTCAAACCCTGCCATCAATGTGGCGGCTCTCCTGGCCTCTGGGACGCAGGTCACGCCTCAGATTGCCATGGCGGCACAGATGGCAGCCCTACAAGCAAAAACTCTGGCAGAGACCGGTATTGCTGTGCCGAGCTACTACAACCCATCTGCTGTAAATCCTATGAAGTTTGCAGagcaggagaaaaagagaaagatgctATGGCagggaaagaaggaggaaggaaga gaCAAGTCCCAGACGACTGAGCTGTGGGAGAAGCTAAACTTTGGAAACAAGGACCAAAACGTAAAGTTTCGCAAACTAATGGGTATTAAA GATGAGGACGAGGCCGAAGTTGCCAAACCACTCAACGAGGACGGCTTGAAGACTCTgcaaaaacaggaggagatgttCCGGAACCTTGACGTACAATATGAGATGGCCCGgtctcagacacacacccagaggGGAATGGGCCTCGGCTTCACGTCCTCATTCTCACGTGGAATGGATTCCATCTAG
- the rsrc2 gene encoding arginine/serine-rich coiled-coil protein 2 isoform X2 produces the protein MSASDDSVDMTRTGSPVHHRKKRSMESSRSPRSSKHRHSRSRSRSRDRKRDRKYRRSRSRSKEARKRDSEKPSKSQRKTDEQQEQERLSSENGEERSRRKDRRPSKGRSLSRSHSRERRHHSRSRDKRRSRSRSRDRKKKARSRSGSRTKHRHHSRSRSKSRERKKRTEKVRRKSRSRSVNPPVLRGRNTAMDAQEALARRLERAKKLQEQKEKEMSEKQQETPQDITAAAPIATAAVAASNPAINVAALLASGTQVTPQIAMAAQMAALQAKTLAETGIAVPSYYNPSAVNPMKFAEQEKKRKMLWQGKKEEGRDKSQTTELWEKLNFGNKDQNVKFRKLMGIKDEDEAEVAKPLNEDGLKTLQKQEEMFRNLDVQYEMARSQTHTQRGMGLGFTSSFSRGMDSI, from the exons ATGTCG GCAAGTGATGACTCTGTCGACATGACCAGAACAGGCTCCCCAGTTCACCACAGAAAAAAACGCAGCATGGAGTCATCAAGATCTCCCAGAAGCTCCAAACACCGCCATTCGCGGTCAAGGTCAAGATCCAGGGACCGAAAAC GTGACAGAAAATACAGACGGAGTCGCAGCAGGAGCAAAGAG GCACGAAAGAGAGACTCCGAGAAGCCGTCAAAATCACAACGAAAAACAGATGAGCAGCAAGAACAAGAGAGACTGTCTTCAGAGAATGGAGAGGAGCGATCCAGACGCAAAGACAGGAGGCCCTCCAAAGGCCGGAGCTTGTCCAGGTCACACTCACGAGAGAG GCGGCATCACAGTAGAAGTAGGGACAAACGGCGTTCGCGGTCACGCAGCCGGGACAGGAAGAAGAAGGCACGGTCTCGCTCAGGTTCAAGGACCAAACACCGTCATCACAGTAGAAGTCGCAGTAAGAGCAG GGAGCGGAAGAAAAGGACTGAAAAAGTGCGCAGAAAGAGCAGAAGCAGGTCTGTTAACCCACCCGTCTTGCGGGGCAGAAACACAGCTATGGATGCACAAGAGGCCCTGGCCAGAAG GCTGGAGCGAGCCAAGAAACTACAGGAGCAAAAGGAGAAGGAAATGtctgagaagcagcaggagacacCGCAGGACATCACTGCAG CTGCGCCTATCGCAACAGCTGCAGTTGCTGCTTCAAACCCTGCCATCAATGTGGCGGCTCTCCTGGCCTCTGGGACGCAGGTCACGCCTCAGATTGCCATGGCGGCACAGATGGCAGCCCTACAAGCAAAAACTCTGGCAGAGACCGGTATTGCTGTGCCGAGCTACTACAACCCATCTGCTGTAAATCCTATGAAGTTTGCAGagcaggagaaaaagagaaagatgctATGGCagggaaagaaggaggaaggaaga gaCAAGTCCCAGACGACTGAGCTGTGGGAGAAGCTAAACTTTGGAAACAAGGACCAAAACGTAAAGTTTCGCAAACTAATGGGTATTAAA GATGAGGACGAGGCCGAAGTTGCCAAACCACTCAACGAGGACGGCTTGAAGACTCTgcaaaaacaggaggagatgttCCGGAACCTTGACGTACAATATGAGATGGCCCGgtctcagacacacacccagaggGGAATGGGCCTCGGCTTCACGTCCTCATTCTCACGTGGAATGGATTCCATCTAG
- the rsrc2 gene encoding arginine/serine-rich coiled-coil protein 2 isoform X4, whose protein sequence is MSASDDSVDMTRTGSPVHHRKKRSMESSRSPRSSKHRHSRSRSRSRDRKRDRKYRRSRSRSKEARKRDSEKPSKSQRKTDEQQEQERLSSENGEERSRRKDRRPSKGRSLSRSHSRERRHHSRSRDKRRSRSRSRDRKKKARSRSGSRTKHRHHSRSRSKSRERKKRTEKVRRKSRSRLERAKKLQEQKEKEMSEKQQETPQDITAVAAPIATAAVAASNPAINVAALLASGTQVTPQIAMAAQMAALQAKTLAETGIAVPSYYNPSAVNPMKFAEQEKKRKMLWQGKKEEGRDKSQTTELWEKLNFGNKDQNVKFRKLMGIKDEDEAEVAKPLNEDGLKTLQKQEEMFRNLDVQYEMARSQTHTQRGMGLGFTSSFSRGMDSI, encoded by the exons ATGTCG GCAAGTGATGACTCTGTCGACATGACCAGAACAGGCTCCCCAGTTCACCACAGAAAAAAACGCAGCATGGAGTCATCAAGATCTCCCAGAAGCTCCAAACACCGCCATTCGCGGTCAAGGTCAAGATCCAGGGACCGAAAAC GTGACAGAAAATACAGACGGAGTCGCAGCAGGAGCAAAGAG GCACGAAAGAGAGACTCCGAGAAGCCGTCAAAATCACAACGAAAAACAGATGAGCAGCAAGAACAAGAGAGACTGTCTTCAGAGAATGGAGAGGAGCGATCCAGACGCAAAGACAGGAGGCCCTCCAAAGGCCGGAGCTTGTCCAGGTCACACTCACGAGAGAG GCGGCATCACAGTAGAAGTAGGGACAAACGGCGTTCGCGGTCACGCAGCCGGGACAGGAAGAAGAAGGCACGGTCTCGCTCAGGTTCAAGGACCAAACACCGTCATCACAGTAGAAGTCGCAGTAAGAGCAG GGAGCGGAAGAAAAGGACTGAAAAAGTGCGCAGAAAGAGCAGAAGCAG GCTGGAGCGAGCCAAGAAACTACAGGAGCAAAAGGAGAAGGAAATGtctgagaagcagcaggagacacCGCAGGACATCACTGCAG TAGCTGCGCCTATCGCAACAGCTGCAGTTGCTGCTTCAAACCCTGCCATCAATGTGGCGGCTCTCCTGGCCTCTGGGACGCAGGTCACGCCTCAGATTGCCATGGCGGCACAGATGGCAGCCCTACAAGCAAAAACTCTGGCAGAGACCGGTATTGCTGTGCCGAGCTACTACAACCCATCTGCTGTAAATCCTATGAAGTTTGCAGagcaggagaaaaagagaaagatgctATGGCagggaaagaaggaggaaggaaga gaCAAGTCCCAGACGACTGAGCTGTGGGAGAAGCTAAACTTTGGAAACAAGGACCAAAACGTAAAGTTTCGCAAACTAATGGGTATTAAA GATGAGGACGAGGCCGAAGTTGCCAAACCACTCAACGAGGACGGCTTGAAGACTCTgcaaaaacaggaggagatgttCCGGAACCTTGACGTACAATATGAGATGGCCCGgtctcagacacacacccagaggGGAATGGGCCTCGGCTTCACGTCCTCATTCTCACGTGGAATGGATTCCATCTAG
- the rsrc2 gene encoding arginine/serine-rich coiled-coil protein 2 isoform X5, translated as MSASDDSVDMTRTGSPVHHRKKRSMESSRSPRSSKHRHSRSRSRSRDRKRDRKYRRSRSRSKEARKRDSEKPSKSQRKTDEQQEQERLSSENGEERSRRKDRRPSKGRSLSRSHSRERRHHSRSRDKRRSRSRSRDRKKKARSRSGSRTKHRHHSRSRSKSRERKKRTEKVRRKSRSRLERAKKLQEQKEKEMSEKQQETPQDITAAAPIATAAVAASNPAINVAALLASGTQVTPQIAMAAQMAALQAKTLAETGIAVPSYYNPSAVNPMKFAEQEKKRKMLWQGKKEEGRDKSQTTELWEKLNFGNKDQNVKFRKLMGIKDEDEAEVAKPLNEDGLKTLQKQEEMFRNLDVQYEMARSQTHTQRGMGLGFTSSFSRGMDSI; from the exons ATGTCG GCAAGTGATGACTCTGTCGACATGACCAGAACAGGCTCCCCAGTTCACCACAGAAAAAAACGCAGCATGGAGTCATCAAGATCTCCCAGAAGCTCCAAACACCGCCATTCGCGGTCAAGGTCAAGATCCAGGGACCGAAAAC GTGACAGAAAATACAGACGGAGTCGCAGCAGGAGCAAAGAG GCACGAAAGAGAGACTCCGAGAAGCCGTCAAAATCACAACGAAAAACAGATGAGCAGCAAGAACAAGAGAGACTGTCTTCAGAGAATGGAGAGGAGCGATCCAGACGCAAAGACAGGAGGCCCTCCAAAGGCCGGAGCTTGTCCAGGTCACACTCACGAGAGAG GCGGCATCACAGTAGAAGTAGGGACAAACGGCGTTCGCGGTCACGCAGCCGGGACAGGAAGAAGAAGGCACGGTCTCGCTCAGGTTCAAGGACCAAACACCGTCATCACAGTAGAAGTCGCAGTAAGAGCAG GGAGCGGAAGAAAAGGACTGAAAAAGTGCGCAGAAAGAGCAGAAGCAG GCTGGAGCGAGCCAAGAAACTACAGGAGCAAAAGGAGAAGGAAATGtctgagaagcagcaggagacacCGCAGGACATCACTGCAG CTGCGCCTATCGCAACAGCTGCAGTTGCTGCTTCAAACCCTGCCATCAATGTGGCGGCTCTCCTGGCCTCTGGGACGCAGGTCACGCCTCAGATTGCCATGGCGGCACAGATGGCAGCCCTACAAGCAAAAACTCTGGCAGAGACCGGTATTGCTGTGCCGAGCTACTACAACCCATCTGCTGTAAATCCTATGAAGTTTGCAGagcaggagaaaaagagaaagatgctATGGCagggaaagaaggaggaaggaaga gaCAAGTCCCAGACGACTGAGCTGTGGGAGAAGCTAAACTTTGGAAACAAGGACCAAAACGTAAAGTTTCGCAAACTAATGGGTATTAAA GATGAGGACGAGGCCGAAGTTGCCAAACCACTCAACGAGGACGGCTTGAAGACTCTgcaaaaacaggaggagatgttCCGGAACCTTGACGTACAATATGAGATGGCCCGgtctcagacacacacccagaggGGAATGGGCCTCGGCTTCACGTCCTCATTCTCACGTGGAATGGATTCCATCTAG
- the rsrc2 gene encoding arginine/serine-rich coiled-coil protein 2 isoform X3 produces the protein MENGFEIISFFFFSTSTFLPSAVVMVLTLFVAFSERDNFFLKQARKRDSEKPSKSQRKTDEQQEQERLSSENGEERSRRKDRRPSKGRSLSRSHSRERRHHSRSRDKRRSRSRSRDRKKKARSRSGSRTKHRHHSRSRSKSRERKKRTEKVRRKSRSRSVNPPVLRGRNTAMDAQEALARRLERAKKLQEQKEKEMSEKQQETPQDITAVAAPIATAAVAASNPAINVAALLASGTQVTPQIAMAAQMAALQAKTLAETGIAVPSYYNPSAVNPMKFAEQEKKRKMLWQGKKEEGRDKSQTTELWEKLNFGNKDQNVKFRKLMGIKDEDEAEVAKPLNEDGLKTLQKQEEMFRNLDVQYEMARSQTHTQRGMGLGFTSSFSRGMDSI, from the exons atggaaaatggatttGAAAtcataagttttttttttttcagcacttCAACATTTTTACCTTCTGCTGTAGTCATGGTACTAACtctttttgttgcattttctgaAAGAGACAACTTCTTCTTAAAACAGGCACGAAAGAGAGACTCCGAGAAGCCGTCAAAATCACAACGAAAAACAGATGAGCAGCAAGAACAAGAGAGACTGTCTTCAGAGAATGGAGAGGAGCGATCCAGACGCAAAGACAGGAGGCCCTCCAAAGGCCGGAGCTTGTCCAGGTCACACTCACGAGAGAG GCGGCATCACAGTAGAAGTAGGGACAAACGGCGTTCGCGGTCACGCAGCCGGGACAGGAAGAAGAAGGCACGGTCTCGCTCAGGTTCAAGGACCAAACACCGTCATCACAGTAGAAGTCGCAGTAAGAGCAG GGAGCGGAAGAAAAGGACTGAAAAAGTGCGCAGAAAGAGCAGAAGCAGGTCTGTTAACCCACCCGTCTTGCGGGGCAGAAACACAGCTATGGATGCACAAGAGGCCCTGGCCAGAAG GCTGGAGCGAGCCAAGAAACTACAGGAGCAAAAGGAGAAGGAAATGtctgagaagcagcaggagacacCGCAGGACATCACTGCAG TAGCTGCGCCTATCGCAACAGCTGCAGTTGCTGCTTCAAACCCTGCCATCAATGTGGCGGCTCTCCTGGCCTCTGGGACGCAGGTCACGCCTCAGATTGCCATGGCGGCACAGATGGCAGCCCTACAAGCAAAAACTCTGGCAGAGACCGGTATTGCTGTGCCGAGCTACTACAACCCATCTGCTGTAAATCCTATGAAGTTTGCAGagcaggagaaaaagagaaagatgctATGGCagggaaagaaggaggaaggaaga gaCAAGTCCCAGACGACTGAGCTGTGGGAGAAGCTAAACTTTGGAAACAAGGACCAAAACGTAAAGTTTCGCAAACTAATGGGTATTAAA GATGAGGACGAGGCCGAAGTTGCCAAACCACTCAACGAGGACGGCTTGAAGACTCTgcaaaaacaggaggagatgttCCGGAACCTTGACGTACAATATGAGATGGCCCGgtctcagacacacacccagaggGGAATGGGCCTCGGCTTCACGTCCTCATTCTCACGTGGAATGGATTCCATCTAG
- the si:ch211-110p13.9 gene encoding uncharacterized protein si:ch211-110p13.9 → MSSSSSIHLTLPQWDGGSRRIRFIYLVDVTSFRLTESPHKAPVIPLYLGADVFSSTDVRTENHPRYHAKFAKKGLATKIHFSSAFRFQGLKVPAASNCLWFYSIQGLFRVAFEMYSKQEQLAVLENFQDVWKSQINDSPLKMSYSLSSLLDFATPSSRCESRNKASPPQHCKVGRELDALVSDTSADHAYCSFPRKSLQTGPRQQVVSTVKQRLHSLDDKLSSETHSHTEHLETVLLLLENIDRLVNGNLEEKDVTETVLALLKAKNWGSVYSSSLLSCMGRWLGQQFHAANSSISQKVEGFKVQHIERISDLPPAEELATELFPEAMQTLLLHWMGLSEESTLEKRHSEYPILLLILEFANHNLITGVAHVLYSSLICK, encoded by the exons ATGTCCAGCAGCTCATCTATCCACCTGACGCTGCCGCAGTGGGACGGGGGCTCGAGGAGAATCCGCTTTATTTACTTGGTGGATGTGACATCGttcaggctgacagagagtccCCACAAG GCTCCGGTGATTCCTCTGTATTTAGGAGCTGATGTCTTCTCCAGCACTGACGTCCGCACAGAGAACCATCCCAGATACCACGCCAAGTTTGCCAAGAAAGGACTGGCCACCAAAATACACTTTTCCTCAG CATTCAGGTTTCAAGGGTTGAAGGTACCTGCTGCAAGTAACTGCCTCTGGTTCTACAGTATTCAAGGGCTTTTTCGTGTAGCCTTTGAGATGTACAGTAAGCAAGAGCAGCTTGCCGTGCTCGAGAACTTCCAG GATGTTTGGAAATCGCAAATAAATGACAGCCCTCTGAAAATGAGTTACAGCCTCAGTAGCCTGCTCGACTTTGCAACACCCAGCAGCAGGTGTGAGTCAAGAAATAAGGCATCACCACCTCAGCATTGCAAGGTTGGCAGGGAACTGGACGCATTAGTCAGTGACACATCAGCAGATCACGCTTATTGCTCTTTTCCCAGGAAGAGCTTGCAAACCGGGCCAAGACAACAAGTTGTATCCACAGTGAAGCAAAGATTGCACAGCTTGGATGACAAACTCTCCTCTGAGACTCACAGCCACACAGAACATCTGGAGACTGTCTTGCTACTTTTGGAGAACATTGATCGGCTCGTAAATGGGAATCTAGAGGAAAAGGATGTGACTGAAACGGTGTTGGCCCTGCTAAAGGCTAAAAACTGGGGCTCTGTATACTCAAGTTCCCTGCTGAGCTGTATGGGACGATGGCTGGGCCAGCAGTTTCATGCAGCCAACAGTAGCATCAGTCAGAAAGTGGAGGGCTTTAAAGTTCAGCATATTGAGCGAATAAGTGACTTGCCCCCTGCTGAGGAACTAGCCACAGAACTATTCCCAGAGGCCATGCAGACACTGCTGCTTCACTGGATGGGGTTGAGTGAGGAGTCCACTCTGGAGAAGAGGCACAGTGAATATCCAATCCTGCTCCTTATCCTGGAGTTTGCCAACCACAACCTGATCACTGGTGTGGCTCACGTGCTGTACTCCAGTCttatatgtaaataa